From the Debaryomyces hansenii CBS767 chromosome F complete sequence genome, the window ATGAATTAGTGATATAAGCTAGAAGAGACATAATAGGCTTTGCCCCTAAAGAAACAGATGCATCGCCTCTAGGAACCATTATCTCTGAAGGTTCTTCCTCACTTTCATCCCTGATCTTCGATAAATGAGCATCCAAAAAGACTCTCATGCTTCGTTCATGGTCACCTCTCACGTTGTCATATAATGTCGGATTTATTGTGATAGATTTATTTGCTGGGTCATCATTTACAATATTCTCACTCTCTTCGCCAGAGAAATACATACATGGCATGGTAATTTGATAGTTATGGATAAATGTGTAATCAGTCAATAAACTATTCAGTCAAGTTAGCTATAACATAGAATGTATTTGTTTGGCTTCCTTTTATAgtagaattattttaaaGTATGAGCAGAATATTTGCAACCGGCTGCGAAATGAAGCCAAATGAAGCAAAATGATGTCTCTTAAGTTATACAATTGGTATGTTGATATAATTGCTTTGTTTATGTTACCTCAATCTAGCTCCACTACTCTTAGTTATTTCTAGATTAAGTCAAATGGTTTGAGAAGGGCGTTGTTGAATGAGTTACTTGATGCTAATTCAagtaataattcattattatgtAATCTTAATACTCTACATTCTAAGGAAAGCAATTACTAAAATAAGCATCTAGTATCTGTTGAGTTACTTTCAGCTTCAGTCATCTGTTGTTTACTAGTAGAAGGCTGCGCCACTATAGGACACCAACCACGAAGCAATGTTTCTACGTATTCTGTAAAGAGACGTATAGGAATCAGTAGAGCTTCACTGTGACAGTTTGAACAATTCTATTTagtttaatttattcaaacaTATTAATTAGAACTTCAATTACTGtcaatttatcaatcaTAATTACCGTCTAGGCCCCATAAAGATCAGTTCCGATGAAGTAAACGCTACTTTGTTATAGTCGTAGTTTTCGTACCGTGCGACTGGAAACTCATTTCAGCAAGCTCTACATCAGAGAAAGTGCTTTGTTCACCTTCATCATTATGATTAGTATTagttttatcattaatccAACCTGGCTTCCCTGTATATCCGGATTGTTAAAAAATATagttatattattaaataattctaaattatatttttattttaattgattgCTCAacatcttctttcttaGTAAGGGTAAGTTTGTCTTATATTAATTCGTATAGTTCTACTCTTTAACTaccatttttcttttttgaatgaattgaatCTAATTTATTTCTGCATCCCGTTGTATTTTATGCTGTATGCTACAATAGAATTTGTTTCTAGCTAACCTAGCGTCGTAATTACCACTCCCCAACCCCAATACTCCCCAATTCACTCTAAAAGGCTCCACTATGCCTCTCTTTCCCAGAGCCATATCGCCGGCCGTTAAGATCAAAAGCAGGACCCGTGATCACGTGCAATCGGCACAATCCTCTTCTCGTTATCGTGCAATCAGAGAAGTTCTACGAATGCCGTCCGAGCGTAGAGGGCATTGTTATATACAGTTTGGCAATTATTAGGTACGGAGGACGTTAGCGAGGTCGACGGGGTTCTCAGTACCAAATTGGTGGAGCTCTTGTGATAAGCACTAGATAGAGATATACTCCGCAAATCATTATGTCCAAAGATAACCCACCTTCACATACCGCTAGATAGCAGGAGGATGAAATGAGGAACAGTTAACGAAATCAAGATATATAGAAAGTGTAAACgaagaaaaatggaaatgCAAGACTGTATAATACTTAAATGGAATTTTGGTACGgcaaaaagaaatatatgCCTTGGAATTTCGCAATGACATGcacttgaaaaaaatttgatcaaGCATTTCGCTATCTCTGGAATTCGTTTCCTTTTATCTCCAGATCTTATATTAAGGTAAGGATATCTATCTAGACGTCAAAGTATCACAGATATTTAAGTACGGTTTGTGAATACAAAAGTATGAgtgatttagaaaaataTGCAGAATCGAGTAGTAACTCGTACAGGGGAGTTAACTCAAGTTCTGATCCTACCAAGGAGAAGGACGTCCAATATGTGACGGAGTCGGACAATAACGAGTTCTTTGAGCTGGAACAATTCGAGGTGAAGCGTCAATTGAAGGCTAGACACATTTCTATGATTGCATTGGGTGGTACGATAGGTACAGGGCTTTTTATCAGTACAGGAGGTATTTTGAGTGATGCTGGGCCGGTGAATTCGTTGATTTCGTTTTTGTTCATGACCAGTTTGGCATTCTCGGTGACTCAATCGTTGGGAGAAATGGCTACGTACATTCCACTTTCGGGGTCGTTTAACCAGTTTGCGACTAGATGGTGTTCGCCTGCGTTGGGGGCTGCCAATGGGTATTCGTACTGGTTCTCATGGGCCATTACTTTTGCATTAGAAATATCTGTTACGGGGCAAATTATCCAGTACTGGACTGATGCTGTTCCTATAGCGGCGTGGATTACAATTTTCTTGGTCATTATTACCTTGACAAACTTATTCCCAGTTAAATACTATGGGGAAATTGAATTCTGGGTGGCATCGTTGAAGATCATTGCTGTTGTTGGTTGGTTAATTTATGCCTTGGTCATGGTATGTGGTGGTGGTCTGAGAGGTCCTGTTGGTTTCAGATACTGGCGTAACCCCGGTCCTTGGGGTCCTGGTATTTTGGTTGAAAATGTGAATACCGGTAGATTCTTGGGTTGgttatcttctttaatcAGTGCTGCATTCACTTTCCAAGGTTGTGAATTAGTTGGTTTATCATGTGGTGAATCCAAAAACCCAAGAAAGACTGTGCCCGCTGCGATTAGAAAAGTGTTGTACAGAATTCTTATTTTCTATGTTCTCGCAATCTTTTTCATTGGGTTGTTAGTGCCATATGATTATGACGCCGCTAATGATTCATATGTCGGTTCGTCACCATTTCTCGTTGCAATGGAACTCTCAGGTACCAAAATTTTGCctgatatttttaatgcTGTTATTTTAATTACTATTATATCCGCAGCTAATTCAAATGTCTATTGTGGTTCCCGTGTTTTATATTCTATGGCACAAGCTAAAGTTGGGCCAAAGTTTCTTGGTTTAACTACTAAACATGGTGTTCCTTACGTGGCTGTAGGTATTACTGCAGCCTTTGGTTGTCTTGCATACTTGGTTTTAAGTTCTGGGGGCCAAACTGTCTTTGATTggttattgaatattacaGCCGTGGCTGGATTGATTGCATGGGGTTGGATCTCTTTCACTCACATAAGATTTATGAATATCTTAAAAgcaagaaatatttcaagagACTCTTTGCCATTTAAGGCAATATTCATGCCATATAGTGCTTATTATGCCACTACTACAATTTTTATCTTGGTGTTCATCCAAGGATTCCAAGCtttctttgatattgatgCTGCGAAGTTTTTCACGGCGTACATTTCTAACATCTTCTTCCTCGCCTTATGGATTGGATTCCACTTTTACTTCAACGGTAAAAATTCGTTTTCATTAAAGACTTTATTAGTGCCTATTGAAGAATGTGATATTGATACGGGTGTCAGagaaattgatgatttgattTGGGAAGACGACGAGCCAAAGAACTTGTGGGAGAAGTTCTGGAATATTGTTTCATGAGGAGTCTACTTGGGGTTTGGGTTCATAAGAATTGTAATATTgtgattttatttctacTATATAGcattttatctttattaataaattaattcatgCATTTAAAATTTATCGTTAGTAGATGGTTATCTTGTATTGTACAGTGATATATATTGTAACACAGTTGAATGTCCGaaatcatttctttcttgaaCTTCGTCTTATTGGTGGTGCCTGGGGTTTCAGGGGCGTAGTCGCTGGAACCAACGATCGCTTACTTCTTCTGGTATTACTTTTATCGGCATCGGACTCTTGAACTTCagatttctttcttctcttcgCTGATGCAGTTGGTGTTTGTTGAGCTGGAGGTGTCGCAGTCTTTTGGCTGCGTTTACTCGGAGGAGGGGTTTCAACTGCATCCAATTTTGCACTCGACCTGGTTCTCTTTTTTGGTTTTGGCGTCCCTGTTTGATCGGAAAGTTCGTGTTGGTGTTTCCTTGCACCCCGTGTCACCCTCTTCTGTAAGGAGCCTTCACcactttcattttcatcatcgtcatcgtccTGATCATCATCATCCGGATCTTCTTGTTCGTTTTCGTCGTTGCcctcatcttcttcttcattgttgtcatcaccatcatcatttgcatcttcattctcattAGTTACTTCTGCATCTTTTGTCTCAACGGCTGTAGAGTCTTCCTTCGTGTCGACTTTGCGAACTCTATCTttcttattcttattattaccTCTGCTTCCACTTTTCGGTACctctaattcttctctttcacTAGCCATATCTGTCTCAACATCACTCAAACCCGAGGAATCTGGGTCTTTGCTAGATTGATCgatatcttctttcttatcCTCTTCCTTCTCATTTGGTGCACCGTCCTCTTCAGCCGAAtcctcatcttcatctatGTAATCCTCCAATTCGTCCACTCGTTCTAAATCGTACATTCCTCCAAGTTTTTTCCATATATCATCTGCTGAAAACGGCTTCGTTCCTTCTGATACATTTTCGTTCATCTTTTCGACAATTATACTCATTTGCTTGTCTTTATCATGCCCAGCCGGCTTGAAATCACACATAAGATCAAACAAAAGGATTTCATCGTCTAAGCTCCATTCTCTcatatcattttcttcatccaTGGttgattgaattcaatCCAATCCATTATAGTATAGTTGTATTTTGACGTATATTGGTTCTTATATTAGAATCAGGTGAAGTTGCACGTGTACAAGATCTGAAAATTCGAAATTTCGCACGACCTTCAAAtatgtgaaaaatttcaccGACTGGACCTAATTAATTATGGAACCTACCATAGCGAATTTGTCTTATTGCGTCACAGTCCCTTTGTATTAGCCAAGATGCCTAGAAGGACACAGCAGATGAACTCTATGAGTAGAGGCCGTGTACGTGCTTCtatgaataaatttaatttattcaatttgtaCAAGAAGCCTACGATCAGCTACCACGGAAAGACTATATACCAACAAAAATGGACAGCCAAGGCGGAAACAAGAGCATACCACGGGGAACATTTGACAGAAAGTCGGTGGAAGCAAATATTCAAGCCAAATCTTGAATCGGTTGCCCAGTTAGATGCATCATTGAAGGGTGTGGAAGTTGCACCAACGCCTATGCCATTACAAACATACGCAGCATTAGAAAAGAGATTGGAATTTGCTCTTTTCAGAGCAATGTTTGCATCGTCGGTGAGACAAGCGAGACAATTTATTCTCGGGGGCCATGTTAAAGTGAATGGAGTGGTAGTTAAGCACCCTTCGTTCCCATTGCAGAGTGGAGATGTGTTCAACGTTAAGCCAGAAAAGGTTTTGTTGGCCATGGGTAGAGTAAAGCCAGGTTTGGAACAGGCTATCAAAGTTGATAACAACCAAATTTCCGTATGGAACAAGTACGTAAAGACTGCTCATGCTAATCCAAGAGAAGTATGGGAATTGAAACAAAACAAACCTAAGTCATTGAACCAAGGTGATCAAAGTTCTGCCTCTAATAAGGAAATGATTAGAAAATTCAATCAAgtaattgataaagaaatgatCAAGCAACAAAAGAACACCACAAGAGAATCAATGTtgtcaaaaattttatctcTCGCCAGTAAGCACGGGGAAGATACCCCAGTTACAGCcgatatttttaatgagTTAGGAAAAGGTAACGCTTTCAAGTGTAATGAAATCTACCAAAAATTAGCTGAAAGTAAGCACATTTTGCTTAAACAATTTTCTATCGAGGATGCCAAAAGATTCATTTCTACCAAATCTACCGAATTCGCAACCAAGGAAGAAGCCAAGCTCGCAACAGTCGTGAAGCAGACGTTATCAGAGTTAGTTAAGACCCAACAAGAATACATTCGTGTTTCTTCTCAAggaaaaaaattatctgAGTCAACAAAGACTATTCCATATTCTTCTGATTTCTCCAAAAACTTAAAGATTCATaaaaaattagataagGATGCAATTGTCGAAGACGAATCTAAAGCAACTGTTAACTTGCCATGGCAAAAGGGTTTATTCGGCCGTCAAGATCCTTCCAAGCCATTTTTCACCCCTTGGACC encodes:
- a CDS encoding DEHA2F20944p (similar to uniprot|P04817 Saccharomyces cerevisiae YEL063C CAN1 Plasma membrane arginine permease) is translated as MSDLEKYAESSSNSYRGVNSSSDPTKEKDVQYVTESDNNEFFESEQFEVKRQLKARHISMIALGGTIGTGLFISTGGILSDAGPVNSLISFLFMTSLAFSVTQSLGEMATYIPLSGSFNQFATRWCSPALGAANGYSYWFSWAITFALEISVTGQIIQYWTDAVPIAAWITIFLVIITLTNLFPVKYYGEIEFWVASLKIIAVVGWLIYALVMVCGGGSRGPVGFRYWRNPGPWGPGILVENVNTGRFLGWLSSLISAAFTFQGCELVGLSCGESKNPRKTVPAAIRKVLYRILIFYVLAIFFIGLLVPYDYDAANDSYVGSSPFLVAMELSGTKILPDIFNAVILITIISAANSNVYCGSRVLYSMAQAKVGPKFLGLTTKHGVPYVAVGITAAFGCLAYLVLSSGGQTVFDWLLNITAVAGLIAWGWISFTHIRFMNILKARNISRDSLPFKAIFMPYSAYYATTTIFILVFIQGFQAFFDIDAAKFFTAYISNIFFLALWIGFHFYFNGKNSFSLKTLLVPIEECDIDTGVREIDDLIWEDDEPKNLWEKFWNIVS
- a CDS encoding mitochondrial 37S ribosomal protein NAM9 (similar to CA4508|CaNAM9 Candida albicans CaNAM9 mitochondrial ribosomal protein); protein product: MPRRTQQMNSMSRGRVRASMNKFNLFNLYKKPTISYHGKTIYQQKWTAKAETRAYHGEHLTESRWKQIFKPNLESVAQLDASLKGVEVAPTPMPLQTYAALEKRLEFALFRAMFASSVRQARQFILGGHVKVNGVVVKHPSFPLQSGDVFNVKPEKVLLAMGRVKPGLEQAIKVDNNQISVWNKYVKTAHANPREVWELKQNKPKSLNQGDQSSASNKEMIRKFNQVIDKEMIKQQKNTTRESMLSKILSLASKHGEDTPVTADIFNELGKGNAFKCNEIYQKLAESKHILLKQFSIEDAKRFISTKSTEFATKEEAKLATVVKQTLSELVKTQQEYIRVSSQGKKLSESTKTIPYSSDFSKNLKIHKKLDKDAIVEDESKATVNLPWQKGLFGRQDPSKPFFTPWTPRPFIGCFAILPSHIEISFNTCHAVYLRDPVARPGHSEVISPFPDHAHERAYMFYARKGL
- a CDS encoding DEHA2F20966p (some similarities with CA4509|IPF8973 Candida albicans IPF8973 unknown function), producing the protein MDEENDMREWSLDDEILLFDLMCDFKPAGHDKDKQMSIIVEKMNENVSEGTKPFSADDIWKKLGGMYDLERVDELEDYIDEDEDSAEEDGAPNEKEEDKKEDIDQSSKDPDSSGLSDVETDMASEREELEVPKSGSRGNNKNKKDRVRKVDTKEDSTAVETKDAEVTNENEDANDDGDDNNEEEDEGNDENEQEDPDDDDQDDDDDENESGEGSLQKRVTRGARKHQHELSDQTGTPKPKKRTRSSAKLDAVETPPPSKRSQKTATPPAQQTPTASAKRRKKSEVQESDADKSNTRRSKRSLVPATTPSKPQAPPIRRSSRKK